A genomic region of Azoarcus sp. KH32C contains the following coding sequences:
- a CDS encoding cache domain-containing protein: MRLKYKVIVLAVLPLIAAVSAIAILVAMQARDLVEQQEAVLKEAMLAAKRAELQHYVQLARTSIDHLYSSGRDDDAAKAEAKRILSEMNYGDDGYFFAYDVTGLSLVHPRQTELVGRNLWDKKDSEGLPVIQRLIEVAASGDGFLQYKWRKPSSDKETDKLGYVVSLDRWGWVFGTGIYLDDVEAVRARLRDQMSSRITETVFGFTLVAVAALLIVFAGGMALNISEHQLADRQLKALAQRIVTLHEEERARVARDLHDGLSQLLVSVKYHLELAKERAVAGRDDVAEQIGKGLDGLGVAISEIRGISHNLRPSLLDNLGLPAALGQLLDEFRARTGIAVDAAIGQVDLSADEAGATTLYRIAQEALTNIERHAGAQHVRFGLEALGGRVRLAIADDGCGFDTSRIDHPRSGGIGLRNMRERIEHHGGRLAVVSTPGRTELTVELPCPSAAGKGKA, encoded by the coding sequence GTGCGTCTGAAATACAAGGTCATCGTGTTGGCGGTGTTGCCGCTGATTGCGGCGGTGTCGGCGATCGCGATCCTCGTCGCGATGCAGGCGCGCGATCTCGTCGAGCAGCAGGAGGCGGTGCTGAAGGAGGCGATGCTCGCGGCGAAGCGGGCGGAGCTGCAGCACTACGTGCAGCTCGCGCGGACTTCGATCGACCACCTGTATTCGTCCGGGCGCGACGATGACGCGGCGAAGGCCGAGGCGAAGCGCATCCTCAGCGAGATGAATTACGGCGACGACGGCTATTTCTTCGCGTATGACGTCACGGGCCTCAGCCTCGTCCATCCGCGGCAGACCGAACTCGTCGGACGCAACCTGTGGGACAAGAAGGATTCGGAGGGACTGCCCGTCATCCAGCGGTTGATCGAGGTCGCGGCGTCGGGCGACGGATTCTTGCAGTACAAGTGGCGCAAGCCTTCGAGCGACAAGGAGACCGACAAGCTTGGCTACGTCGTGTCGCTGGATCGCTGGGGCTGGGTGTTCGGCACCGGCATCTACCTCGATGACGTCGAGGCGGTGCGCGCGAGGCTGCGCGACCAGATGTCCTCGCGGATCACGGAAACGGTTTTCGGCTTTACGCTGGTCGCGGTCGCCGCGTTGCTGATCGTGTTTGCGGGCGGCATGGCGCTCAACATCAGCGAACACCAGCTCGCCGATCGGCAGCTGAAGGCGCTCGCGCAGCGCATCGTGACCTTGCACGAGGAGGAGCGTGCGCGAGTCGCGCGCGACCTGCACGACGGGCTGAGCCAGCTGCTGGTGTCCGTCAAATACCATCTGGAACTCGCGAAGGAGCGCGCGGTCGCCGGACGCGATGACGTCGCCGAGCAGATCGGCAAGGGGCTCGACGGGCTGGGCGTCGCGATTTCCGAGATCCGCGGCATCTCGCACAACCTGCGGCCCTCGCTGCTCGACAATCTCGGTCTGCCGGCGGCGCTCGGGCAGCTGCTGGACGAGTTCCGCGCGCGCACGGGCATCGCCGTGGATGCCGCGATCGGTCAGGTCGATCTCTCGGCCGACGAGGCGGGGGCGACGACGCTGTACCGGATTGCGCAGGAGGCGCTGACGAACATCGAGCGGCATGCGGGCGCGCAGCATGTGCGCTTCGGGCTCGAAGCGCTCGGCGGCAGGGTGCGGCTCGCGATCGCGGACGACGGTTGCGGCTTCGACACGTCGCGGATCGACCACCCGCGCAGCGGCGGCATCGGACTGCGGAACATGCGCGAGCGGATCGAACACCATGGGGGGCGGCTGGCGGTTGTTTCGACGCCGGGCCGGACCGAACTGACGGTGGAACTGCCGTGTCCGAGCGCGGCCGGGAAAGGAAAGGCGTGA
- a CDS encoding response regulator transcription factor, with protein MSEGGGAKIRLFLVDDHQLVRDGLRARLGDIEEFEIVGEAASGKEALAAVESLRPDLALVDVGLPDMTGIELTSALGERCPVLRVLILSMYDSQGYVMSAMRAGARGYVLKDAPSSEIIAAIRAVAAGGAYFSSALTAALATPQAEDNALTEREREVLILVAQGDSNKRIAQKLDVSVRTVETHRLNLRRKLGIETAAGLAAYALKRGWIKG; from the coding sequence ATGAGCGAAGGTGGTGGCGCGAAGATCCGGCTGTTTCTCGTCGATGACCATCAACTCGTCCGCGACGGGTTGAGGGCGCGGCTCGGGGATATCGAGGAGTTCGAGATCGTCGGCGAAGCGGCGAGCGGCAAGGAGGCGCTGGCGGCGGTCGAAAGCCTGCGTCCGGACCTGGCCCTGGTCGATGTCGGCCTGCCGGACATGACCGGCATCGAGCTGACCTCCGCGCTCGGGGAGCGCTGTCCGGTGCTGCGGGTGCTGATCCTGAGCATGTACGACAGCCAGGGCTACGTGATGTCGGCGATGCGGGCGGGCGCGCGCGGCTATGTGCTGAAGGATGCGCCCTCGAGCGAGATCATCGCGGCGATCCGGGCGGTGGCGGCGGGCGGCGCCTACTTCAGCAGTGCGTTGACGGCCGCGTTGGCGACTCCTCAGGCAGAAGACAACGCCTTGACGGAACGCGAGCGCGAGGTGCTGATCCTCGTCGCGCAGGGCGACAGCAACAAGCGCATCGCGCAGAAGCTCGACGTCAGCGTGCGCACCGTCGAGACGCATCGCCTGAACCTGCGCCGCAAGCTCGGCATCGAGACGGCGGCAGGGCTGGCAGCTTATGCGCTCAAGCGCGGCTGGATAAAGGGTTGA
- a CDS encoding GAF domain-containing protein, translated as MSTPHRDPPPATKRARAARARRATLRATRPSPILLPRRVDDTLLRVLDSLPAIIYVSDMQSHEIIFANRYTHEALQTDKLVGRVCWQAIQVGQTGPCEFCTNPRLVDEHGSPAEPHVWEFRNTLNGRWYHIYDRAIEWLDGRIVRLEIATDITQRVTAETRLQRLTMIYAALNRCNQEIFRCNSEDELFPRVCRAAVELGGMRAAWVGLVDPDTGILNPIAAFGTGAEEQILQEPLPISASAPLGRAPTSTAIRLGHPVWCQDFLADERTASWHEEARRHGWAAAGALPIVRDGKVIGNFTLYAGETDAFDEAAQNLLVELASRLGIALEKIAREHDRKHSENALRFVAEELSVESGSSFFQALAIRLAKLLDADFALVGELDAEGETVSTIGLVTPDGVANNFRYELPGTPCADTVATGCSIHRSTVATLFPDDLHLIEMEAQAYVGVPLRDEAGDTIGLIAALWRRPLTPDEHPEHVMRIFSARAAAELVRSRTETALQLTRFSLEAATDGLFWINCDARFVDVNSAACQLLGYDRAELLQRGIADVDVRYSTDGWSRFSDRLTKRGSISFESMLRHRDGHLIPVEVVAGHVKIGNRELNCSFVRDISERKRAKEALERLNEELEERVAQRTEELLAAKEEAERANLSKSEFLSSMSHELRTPLNAILGFSQLLKADPAAPLTTDQGESLDEILRAGKHLLALINEVLDLARIESGRLELAPESVELAPLAQECLSLVRPLAEARRIALGAEVPTDCLLRVDRLRLRQLLLNLLSNAVKYNRDGGEVSLVATTEPGLVHLAVHDTGIGIAPEFLPRLFKPFERHGEASRQVEGTGIGLALCKRLVEAMGGTIAVDSRPGEGSVFRVTIPCTPTPAACASPAAAHEPETAASPDAAGATHTLLYVEDNAANLRLVQKIIALHPRLRLIDAVTAETGLELARACHPDLILMDLGLPGICGMEALRRLRQIPGLRDTPVIALSANAMPDDITSARAAGFDDYLTKPLDVARFQALLKSYLQGSAINPLSSRA; from the coding sequence ATGAGCACGCCGCACCGGGACCCTCCTCCAGCCACCAAACGCGCCCGGGCCGCACGTGCCCGGCGGGCCACGCTGCGCGCGACGAGACCGTCGCCGATCCTGCTGCCGCGTCGCGTCGACGACACGTTGCTCCGCGTTCTCGACAGCCTGCCGGCGATCATCTACGTCAGCGACATGCAGTCGCACGAAATCATTTTCGCCAACCGCTACACGCACGAGGCCTTGCAGACCGACAAGCTGGTCGGCCGCGTGTGCTGGCAGGCGATCCAGGTCGGACAGACGGGGCCTTGCGAGTTCTGCACCAATCCCCGGCTTGTCGACGAGCACGGCAGCCCCGCCGAACCTCACGTTTGGGAGTTCCGCAATACGCTCAATGGGCGCTGGTATCACATCTACGACAGGGCCATCGAATGGCTGGATGGGCGCATCGTGCGCCTCGAAATCGCCACCGACATCACGCAGCGCGTTACCGCCGAAACCCGGCTGCAACGGCTCACGATGATCTACGCGGCCCTCAACCGCTGCAACCAGGAAATCTTCCGCTGCAACAGCGAAGATGAGCTCTTTCCCCGCGTGTGCCGTGCCGCGGTCGAACTCGGGGGAATGCGAGCCGCATGGGTCGGACTGGTCGATCCGGACACCGGGATCCTGAACCCAATCGCGGCCTTCGGCACCGGGGCCGAAGAGCAGATCCTGCAAGAGCCCCTGCCGATCTCCGCTTCGGCCCCGCTCGGCCGCGCACCCACCAGCACCGCAATCCGTCTCGGACACCCCGTGTGGTGCCAGGATTTCCTCGCCGACGAACGCACCGCGTCATGGCATGAAGAGGCACGACGCCACGGGTGGGCAGCTGCCGGCGCGCTGCCGATCGTCCGCGACGGCAAGGTCATCGGGAATTTCACACTCTATGCGGGCGAGACCGACGCCTTCGACGAAGCCGCGCAGAACCTGCTGGTCGAGTTGGCGTCGCGCCTCGGCATCGCCCTCGAAAAGATCGCCCGCGAACACGACCGGAAGCATTCCGAAAACGCACTTCGCTTCGTCGCCGAAGAGTTGTCCGTGGAGTCCGGATCGAGCTTCTTCCAAGCCCTGGCCATCCGGCTCGCCAAACTGCTCGATGCCGACTTCGCGCTCGTCGGCGAACTCGATGCCGAAGGCGAAACGGTGTCGACGATCGGCCTGGTCACGCCCGATGGCGTAGCAAACAACTTCCGCTATGAACTTCCCGGAACCCCCTGTGCGGACACGGTCGCGACGGGCTGCTCGATTCATCGCTCCACCGTCGCTACCCTGTTCCCGGACGACCTGCATCTCATCGAGATGGAAGCGCAAGCGTACGTCGGCGTGCCGCTGCGCGACGAAGCGGGCGATACGATCGGCCTCATCGCCGCCCTTTGGCGTCGCCCGCTCACCCCCGACGAGCACCCCGAACACGTCATGCGGATCTTTTCCGCACGCGCGGCCGCCGAACTCGTCCGCAGCAGGACCGAAACGGCGCTCCAGCTCACGCGGTTCAGCCTGGAAGCGGCGACCGACGGCCTCTTCTGGATCAACTGCGACGCGCGCTTCGTCGACGTGAACTCGGCCGCCTGCCAGCTTCTCGGCTACGACCGCGCGGAACTCCTCCAGCGCGGCATCGCTGACGTCGACGTCCGCTACAGCACTGACGGATGGTCGCGCTTCTCGGACCGGCTCACGAAACGCGGCTCGATCAGCTTCGAATCGATGCTCCGCCACCGCGACGGCCACCTGATCCCGGTCGAAGTCGTCGCCGGCCACGTCAAGATCGGCAACAGGGAACTGAACTGCTCCTTCGTTCGCGACATCAGCGAGCGCAAGCGAGCAAAAGAAGCACTGGAACGGCTCAACGAGGAACTCGAAGAGCGCGTCGCGCAGCGCACCGAGGAGCTGCTCGCGGCGAAGGAAGAGGCCGAGCGCGCGAACCTGTCGAAGAGCGAGTTCCTCTCCAGCATGAGCCACGAGCTGCGCACGCCGCTCAACGCGATCCTCGGCTTCTCGCAACTGCTGAAGGCCGACCCGGCCGCCCCCCTCACCACCGACCAGGGCGAGAGCCTCGACGAGATCCTGCGCGCAGGCAAGCACCTGCTCGCGCTGATCAACGAGGTGCTCGACCTCGCGCGCATCGAAAGCGGCCGTCTCGAACTTGCCCCCGAGTCGGTCGAGCTCGCCCCGCTCGCGCAGGAATGCCTGTCGCTCGTGCGCCCGCTCGCCGAGGCGCGCCGCATCGCGCTCGGCGCCGAGGTGCCCACCGACTGTCTGCTGCGCGTCGACCGCCTGCGCCTGCGCCAGCTGCTGTTGAACCTCCTCTCGAACGCCGTCAAGTACAACCGCGACGGCGGCGAGGTGTCGCTCGTCGCCACCACCGAGCCCGGCCTCGTGCATCTCGCCGTGCACGACACCGGCATCGGCATCGCCCCCGAGTTCCTGCCGCGTCTCTTCAAGCCCTTCGAGCGCCACGGCGAAGCGAGCCGCCAGGTCGAGGGCACCGGCATCGGGCTGGCGCTGTGCAAGCGGCTCGTCGAGGCGATGGGCGGCACGATTGCCGTCGACAGTCGCCCGGGCGAAGGCAGCGTCTTTCGCGTCACGATCCCCTGCACGCCGACCCCGGCCGCCTGCGCGAGCCCGGCCGCGGCGCACGAACCGGAGACCGCCGCCTCGCCCGACGCCGCCGGCGCGACCCACACCCTGCTCTATGTCGAGGACAACGCCGCCAACCTGCGTCTCGTGCAAAAGATCATCGCGCTGCACCCGCGGCTGCGCCTCATCGACGCCGTCACCGCCGAGACCGGCCTCGAGCTCGCACGCGCCTGCCACCCCGACCTCATCCTGATGGATCTCGGCCTCCCCGGCATCTGCGGCATGGAAGCATTACGCCGCCTGCGGCAGATCCCTGGCCTGCGCGATACGCCAGTGATCGCGCTGAGCGCGAACGCCATGCCCGACGACATCACATCGGCGCGCGCCGCCGGTTTCGACGACTACCTCACCAAGCCGCTCGATGTCGCACGCTTCCAGGCCCTGCTGAAAAGCTATCTGCAGGGCAGCGCGATCAACCCTTTATCCAGCCGCGCTTGA
- a CDS encoding ATP-binding protein: protein MATAVSGLLVWKQEESRQRSERATIQEKIESRAHAVRQVLERSMSATYALAALVRQGGGTIRDFDTLAAQMLPFYPGAAALQLLPGGVIRQVVPLEGNRTAIGHDILHDAGRSREAWLARDTGQLTLAGPFNLVQGGSGVVGRLPVFLDEQTGTKEFWGFVTVVTHLPEVLEPAQLKALADNGIAYQLWRPHPDNGERQLIAASTPSPLPEPVEASIDIANVRWTLSAAPAAGWANSTELPVNAAFGFAFSAVLAYLAMILVELKAHRRGLATLVQDRTAEILATQAQLQSTLDAIPDVLCELDIHGRYHAYHAPRNSAFAAQPEELIGKTVFEHLRPGAATTIMSALEEAELEGQSQGAQFPVHLPTGTLWFELSVSRKPTPPGKDVRFLLLARDITERKRQEQRARSLLTENQAILRNAMVGIVQVKQRTIVGCNRRVEEILGYEPGELVGTSTRVVFASDAQFKTIGEESYRTLSTGGCYNEELPMQRKDGTVFWGAATGSAIHPRRPHEGSIWIIADISDRRRAKEELLRLNEELEERVAQRTEELLAAKEEAERANLSKSEFLSSMSHELRTPLNAILGFSQLLKADPAAPLTTDQGESLDEILRAGKHLLALINEVLDLARIESGRLELAPESVELAPLAQECLSLVRPLAEARRIALGAEVPTDCLLRVDRLRLRQLLLNLLSNAVKYNRDGGEVSLVATTEPGLVHLAVHDTGIGIAPEFLPRLFKPFERHGEASRQVEGTGIGLALCKRLVEAMGGTIAVDSRPGEGSVFRVTIPCTPTPAACASPAAAHEPETTASSDAGGATHTLLYVEDNAANLRLVQKIIALHPQLRLIDAATAETGLELARACHPDLILMDLGLPGICGMEALRRLRQQPEFRDTPVVAVSANAMPSDIVLARAAGFDDYLTKPLDLDKFQGMLQTLLDKAES, encoded by the coding sequence ATGGCAACGGCCGTCTCCGGCCTGCTCGTCTGGAAGCAGGAGGAGAGCCGTCAGCGCAGCGAACGCGCGACGATCCAGGAAAAGATCGAAAGCCGCGCACACGCCGTCCGGCAAGTGCTCGAACGTTCGATGTCGGCGACGTATGCGCTCGCCGCGCTGGTGCGCCAGGGCGGCGGCACGATCCGCGATTTCGACACGCTGGCCGCTCAGATGCTGCCCTTCTACCCGGGCGCCGCCGCGTTGCAGCTCTTGCCGGGCGGGGTCATCCGACAGGTCGTCCCTCTCGAAGGCAACCGTACCGCCATCGGGCACGACATCCTCCACGATGCCGGAAGAAGCCGCGAAGCCTGGCTCGCGCGGGACACGGGCCAGCTGACCCTCGCCGGTCCCTTCAACCTCGTCCAGGGGGGCAGCGGCGTCGTCGGAAGGCTGCCGGTGTTCCTCGACGAGCAGACCGGAACGAAGGAATTCTGGGGCTTCGTCACTGTTGTCACCCACCTGCCCGAGGTGCTCGAACCGGCCCAGCTCAAGGCACTGGCCGACAACGGCATCGCATACCAGCTGTGGCGCCCCCATCCCGACAACGGCGAACGCCAGCTGATCGCCGCATCCACGCCGTCACCGCTCCCGGAGCCGGTCGAAGCCAGCATCGACATCGCCAACGTCCGCTGGACACTGAGCGCGGCGCCGGCGGCCGGGTGGGCGAATTCGACCGAGCTTCCGGTCAATGCGGCCTTCGGCTTCGCGTTTTCGGCGGTGCTCGCCTACCTCGCGATGATCCTCGTCGAACTGAAGGCCCACCGCCGCGGACTCGCGACGCTGGTGCAGGACCGCACCGCGGAGATCCTCGCCACACAGGCGCAACTGCAGTCCACCCTCGACGCGATCCCCGACGTCCTGTGCGAGCTCGACATCCACGGCCGCTACCACGCCTACCACGCGCCGCGGAACTCGGCCTTTGCCGCGCAACCGGAAGAACTCATCGGCAAGACCGTCTTCGAGCACCTTCGTCCCGGCGCGGCGACGACGATCATGTCCGCGCTCGAGGAAGCAGAGCTCGAAGGGCAATCGCAGGGCGCACAATTCCCGGTGCATCTGCCGACCGGGACGCTGTGGTTCGAGCTGTCCGTTTCCCGCAAGCCGACGCCCCCGGGCAAGGACGTCCGCTTCCTGCTCCTCGCGCGCGACATCACCGAGCGCAAGCGCCAGGAGCAGCGCGCGCGCAGCCTGCTGACCGAGAACCAGGCGATCCTGCGCAATGCGATGGTCGGGATCGTCCAGGTCAAGCAGCGCACGATCGTCGGCTGCAACCGGCGCGTCGAAGAGATCCTCGGCTACGAGCCCGGCGAGCTGGTCGGCACATCCACCCGCGTCGTCTTCGCGTCCGACGCGCAATTCAAAACGATCGGCGAGGAGTCGTACCGCACGCTGTCCACAGGCGGGTGCTACAACGAGGAACTGCCGATGCAGCGCAAAGACGGCACGGTGTTCTGGGGCGCGGCGACCGGCAGCGCCATCCATCCTCGTCGCCCGCACGAGGGCAGCATCTGGATCATCGCCGACATCAGCGACCGCCGACGCGCGAAGGAAGAGCTGCTGCGCCTCAACGAGGAACTCGAAGAACGGGTCGCGCAGCGCACCGAGGAGTTGCTCGCGGCGAAGGAAGAAGCCGAGCGCGCGAACCTGTCGAAGAGCGAGTTCCTCTCCAGCATGAGCCACGAGCTGCGCACGCCGCTCAACGCGATCCTCGGCTTCTCGCAACTGCTGAAGGCCGACCCGGCCGCCCCCCTCACCACCGACCAGGGCGAGAGCCTCGACGAGATCCTGCGCGCAGGCAAGCACCTGCTCGCGCTGATCAACGAGGTGCTCGACCTCGCGCGCATCGAAAGCGGCCGTCTCGAACTTGCCCCCGAGTCGGTCGAGCTCGCCCCGCTCGCGCAGGAATGCCTGTCGCTCGTGCGCCCGCTCGCCGAGGCGCGCCGCATCGCGCTCGGCGCCGAGGTGCCCACCGACTGTCTGCTGCGCGTCGACCGCCTGCGCCTGCGCCAGCTGCTGTTGAACCTCCTCTCGAACGCCGTCAAGTACAACCGCGACGGCGGCGAGGTGTCGCTCGTCGCCACCACCGAGCCCGGCCTCGTGCATCTCGCCGTGCACGACACCGGCATCGGCATCGCCCCCGAGTTCCTGCCGCGTCTCTTCAAGCCCTTCGAGCGCCACGGCGAAGCGAGCCGCCAGGTCGAGGGCACCGGCATCGGGCTCGCGCTGTGCAAGCGGCTCGTCGAGGCGATGGGCGGCACGATTGCCGTCGACAGCCGCCCGGGCGAAGGCAGCGTCTTTCGCGTCACGATCCCCTGCACGCCGACCCCGGCCGCCTGCGCGAGCCCCGCCGCGGCGCACGAACCGGAGACCACCGCCTCGTCCGACGCCGGCGGCGCGACCCACACCCTGCTCTATGTCGAAGACAACGCCGCCAACCTGCGCCTCGTGCAAAAGATCATCGCCCTGCACCCGCAGCTGCGCCTCATCGACGCCGCCACCGCCGAGACCGGCCTCGAGCTCGCCCGCGCCTGCCACCCCGACCTCATCCTGATGGATCTCGGCCTCCCCGGCATCTGCGGCATGGAAGCGCTGCGACGGCTGCGGCAACAACCCGAATTCCGCGATACCCCGGTGGTCGCCGTCAGTGCCAACGCGATGCCGAGCGACATCGTGCTCGCCCGGGCCGCGGGCTTCGACGACTACCTCACGAAGCCCCTCGACTTGGACAAATTCCAGGGCATGCTCCAGACTCTCCTCGACAAGGCCGAATCATGA
- a CDS encoding ATP-binding protein has protein sequence MVTSLSLDIAATFRQKVRWITSPRRWIAAVVVVGQLALTLLLWNGLELLIEERQSRLLDAETTGLGQRFADSLQQRITALERMAKRWEVAGGTPHAQWEQDAANYVADLQGFLALQWVDTQGRVRWVVPERGNEAAIGLDNSRDPIRYRMLERARASAAPIVTGPINLVQGGRGLLITRALTVGRQADGYLVAVFRVDELLDPLSREIDSLSFGLEVTLGGESVFRRGVPPQSSRAQAQVRKFVINDDAGWQFRIWPNDAAVQRGPFSDLFLASGVAITALVAVAFWFWGRNAHAARKLKEANLALSTERNFITGLIDNTNALSIVFDPVGNIVRFNRACEELTGYSAGEVLGKRLWDVAAPEAEIPRTVESFARLVARGHHGRFEGSLVAKDGRVYEIAWSNSVLTEPDGRPKYVMSVGLDVTERKRAADALVAAKEDADRANRAKSEFLSSMSHELRTPMNAVLGFAQLIAMDRHLAPTHRESVDQILKAGDLLLHLINDILNLSKIESGRIELQLETIACSDLIADCIGMVSPLAQRNEVKIESSGDQGLAVEADHQFLKQIVLNLLSNAIKYNRQGGLVRVHSELDANGHLRIMVSDTGQGIAPEQQAQLFEPFNRLGAQNGSIEGSGIGLVVCKRLVEAMGGDIHVVSDPGHGSTFTVTLPDARDATGADSTRPPGTPPDASTAPAEAHEHAPIMAL, from the coding sequence ATGGTGACATCGCTCAGTCTCGACATCGCGGCCACGTTCCGACAGAAGGTCCGGTGGATCACATCGCCGCGCCGCTGGATCGCAGCCGTCGTCGTCGTCGGACAGCTCGCGCTGACGCTGCTGCTGTGGAACGGCCTGGAACTGCTGATCGAAGAGCGCCAAAGCCGCCTCCTGGACGCGGAAACCACCGGACTCGGCCAACGTTTTGCCGATTCGCTGCAGCAACGGATCACCGCCCTCGAACGGATGGCGAAGCGTTGGGAGGTTGCTGGCGGCACGCCACACGCGCAGTGGGAACAAGATGCCGCCAACTATGTCGCCGATCTGCAGGGATTCCTGGCGCTGCAGTGGGTCGACACACAGGGCCGCGTACGGTGGGTCGTGCCCGAGCGCGGCAACGAAGCGGCCATCGGTCTCGACAACTCGCGGGACCCGATCCGCTACCGGATGCTGGAGCGTGCGCGGGCTTCGGCGGCGCCGATCGTCACCGGCCCGATCAATCTGGTCCAGGGCGGACGGGGCCTGCTGATCACGCGCGCGCTGACGGTCGGCCGGCAAGCCGACGGCTATCTCGTCGCCGTCTTTCGCGTCGACGAACTCCTGGACCCCTTGAGCCGGGAAATCGACTCGCTGAGCTTCGGGCTCGAAGTGACGCTGGGTGGCGAGAGCGTGTTCCGCCGCGGCGTCCCACCCCAATCCAGCCGGGCGCAAGCGCAGGTGCGCAAGTTCGTGATCAACGACGACGCCGGCTGGCAGTTCCGGATCTGGCCGAACGATGCGGCGGTACAGCGTGGCCCCTTCTCCGACCTCTTTCTCGCCAGCGGTGTTGCGATCACTGCGCTGGTCGCCGTCGCCTTCTGGTTCTGGGGGCGCAATGCCCATGCTGCGCGCAAGCTCAAGGAAGCGAACCTCGCACTCAGCACCGAACGCAATTTCATCACCGGCCTGATCGACAACACCAATGCCTTGTCGATCGTGTTCGATCCGGTCGGGAACATCGTCCGCTTCAATCGCGCCTGTGAAGAGCTCACGGGTTACAGCGCTGGAGAAGTGCTCGGCAAGCGCCTGTGGGACGTCGCCGCGCCGGAGGCCGAAATTCCGCGCACCGTCGAATCCTTCGCCCGCCTCGTCGCCCGCGGCCATCACGGCCGTTTCGAAGGCAGCCTCGTCGCCAAGGACGGACGGGTCTACGAGATCGCCTGGTCGAACAGCGTCCTGACGGAGCCGGACGGACGGCCGAAATACGTCATGTCGGTGGGCCTCGACGTCACCGAGCGCAAGCGGGCCGCCGACGCGCTGGTCGCGGCGAAGGAGGATGCCGACCGCGCGAACCGGGCGAAGTCGGAATTCCTGTCCAGCATGTCGCACGAATTGCGCACACCGATGAACGCGGTGCTCGGCTTCGCGCAGCTGATCGCCATGGACCGCCATCTGGCTCCCACGCACCGCGAAAGCGTGGACCAGATCCTGAAGGCTGGCGACCTCCTGCTCCACCTGATCAACGACATCCTCAATCTGTCGAAGATCGAATCCGGACGCATCGAACTCCAGCTCGAGACGATCGCCTGCAGCGACTTGATTGCCGATTGCATCGGGATGGTCTCGCCGCTCGCGCAGCGCAACGAGGTGAAGATCGAGTCGAGCGGCGACCAGGGCCTCGCCGTCGAGGCGGACCATCAGTTCTTGAAGCAGATCGTGCTGAACCTGCTGTCGAACGCCATCAAGTACAACCGGCAAGGCGGCCTCGTCCGCGTCCACAGCGAGCTCGACGCCAACGGCCACCTGCGGATCATGGTGTCCGACACCGGCCAAGGCATCGCGCCCGAACAACAGGCCCAGCTCTTCGAACCTTTCAACCGGCTCGGCGCGCAGAACGGCAGCATCGAAGGCAGCGGCATCGGGCTCGTCGTCTGCAAACGGCTCGTCGAGGCGATGGGCGGCGACATCCATGTCGTGAGCGACCCGGGCCACGGCAGCACCTTTACCGTCACCCTGCCGGACGCCCGCGACGCGACGGGCGCAGATTCGACCCGACCACCGGGAACGCCCCCCGACGCCTCCACTGCGCCCGCGGAGGCCCACGAGCACGCTCCTATAATGGCGCTGTGA